The following are from one region of the Moritella sp. 24 genome:
- a CDS encoding iron ABC transporter permease: MNNPLCSKAISAELQPGSQEQNKPRLNKQVITLDFIVCALICALLVSIAVSTTLGSTALEIKTITSIVVNKLIPDTIAVDWSKGQESIVWFIRLPRILLAVLVGAGLALVGTCLQAVTRNPMADPYLFGASAGASLGAVSVILHAGTFAAVFSSALSIPIAAFIGALASMLMVLYLAKQGQSLSQHKLILSGVAIHFMLMSITNYLIFVGDQKVAGSAIFWMLGGLGAAQWSQLIYPFIALCLALPIMLSWASALNAIMAGDETAITLGVNVNRMRFMVFLLCALVTGTMVAFSGAIGFVGLMVPHIVRIFVGADNNKVLPISALVGALLLVWADALARTLIAPQDLPVGIVTSVIGGGFFVYLMAKK; the protein is encoded by the coding sequence GCTTAAACAAGCAGGTCATCACCCTCGATTTTATCGTCTGTGCTTTGATATGCGCTTTACTTGTATCAATCGCAGTCAGTACAACGCTCGGTTCAACCGCCCTTGAAATAAAAACGATCACATCGATTGTCGTTAACAAATTAATACCGGACACTATTGCCGTCGATTGGAGCAAAGGGCAAGAGTCCATTGTATGGTTTATTCGGCTACCTCGAATTCTGCTTGCGGTACTTGTCGGTGCTGGTTTAGCCTTGGTAGGTACTTGCTTACAAGCCGTCACCCGCAACCCAATGGCTGACCCTTATTTATTTGGTGCATCGGCAGGTGCATCACTCGGCGCAGTATCAGTCATCTTACATGCAGGGACGTTCGCTGCGGTATTTAGCAGTGCCTTAAGTATCCCTATTGCCGCATTTATTGGTGCATTAGCGTCGATGCTAATGGTTTTGTATTTAGCAAAACAAGGGCAATCGTTATCACAGCATAAACTGATTTTAAGTGGTGTTGCCATACACTTTATGCTGATGTCTATCACCAATTATTTGATCTTTGTTGGCGATCAAAAAGTGGCAGGCTCCGCTATTTTCTGGATGTTAGGTGGCTTAGGGGCTGCGCAATGGTCACAGCTTATTTATCCATTTATAGCGTTATGTTTGGCGTTGCCCATTATGCTCTCTTGGGCAAGTGCACTTAACGCCATTATGGCTGGAGATGAAACAGCGATCACCCTTGGCGTGAACGTGAATCGCATGCGTTTTATGGTTTTCTTATTATGTGCTCTCGTCACTGGCACCATGGTTGCCTTTAGTGGTGCTATCGGATTTGTCGGTTTAATGGTGCCGCATATCGTTCGTATTTTTGTGGGCGCTGATAACAACAAAGTACTACCTATTAGTGCGTTGGTTGGCGCTTTATTACTCGTTTGGGCTGATGCGCTTGCGCGTACCTTAATCGCGCCTCAAGATTTACCTGTTGGCATTGTAACGTCTGTCATTGGCGGTGGTTTTTTTGTTTATCTTATGGCAAAAAAATAG